A stretch of the Corynebacterium maris DSM 45190 genome encodes the following:
- the ppgK gene encoding polyphosphate--glucose phosphotransferase: MSHTSAASSATQNDTATTAFGVDVGGSGIKGAIVDLTTGEFIGDRIKILTPQPATPDAVAETIAELLDRAEWEGPVGITLPSVVKDRVALTAANIDPSWVGADTGELFDRHLPGREVTVLNDADAAGLAEVAHGNPVAGAGSVIFLTFGTGIGSAMLLDGQLFPNTELGHLVIDGQEAEWTASSAVKEREELSFKKWAKRVNAVLTEYERLFYPDAFIVGGGISRDHEKWVPRLDLRTPVHAAQLRNRAGIVGAAMAVSRHLAP, translated from the coding sequence ATGTCACACACCTCAGCGGCTTCTTCCGCGACGCAGAACGACACCGCCACCACCGCTTTCGGAGTGGACGTGGGTGGCTCCGGCATCAAAGGCGCGATCGTCGACCTGACCACCGGCGAATTCATCGGCGACCGGATCAAGATCCTGACCCCGCAGCCGGCCACCCCGGACGCCGTGGCCGAGACCATCGCCGAGCTGCTGGACCGCGCCGAATGGGAGGGCCCGGTCGGGATCACGCTGCCGTCGGTGGTCAAAGACCGGGTCGCACTCACCGCCGCCAACATCGATCCGAGCTGGGTGGGCGCCGACACCGGTGAGCTCTTCGACCGGCACCTGCCGGGCCGGGAGGTCACGGTGCTCAACGACGCGGACGCCGCCGGCCTCGCCGAGGTCGCCCACGGCAACCCCGTCGCGGGCGCCGGCAGCGTGATTTTCCTGACTTTCGGCACCGGCATCGGCTCGGCAATGCTGCTGGACGGGCAGCTCTTCCCGAACACGGAACTCGGGCATCTCGTCATCGATGGCCAGGAGGCGGAGTGGACCGCCTCGTCCGCCGTGAAGGAGCGCGAGGAACTGAGCTTCAAGAAGTGGGCGAAGCGCGTGAACGCCGTGCTGACGGAGTACGAGCGTCTGTTTTACCCGGACGCCTTCATCGTCGGTGGCGGGATTTCCCGGGATCACGAGAAATGGGTCCCCCGGCTGGACCTGCGCACCCCGGTGCATGCGGCCCAGCTGCGCAACCGGGCGGGCATCGTGGGCGCCGCGATGGCGGTGTCCCGGCATCTGGCTCCGTAG
- a CDS encoding DUF4193 domain-containing protein, which translates to MATDYDAPRRRAEDELETDSLEGLKAAEPTSNGMDEDGEIVEAFEPPSVDVSGEELNVEVVPRRENEFTCASCFLVQSNKRKSHVEDDGSIICLDCA; encoded by the coding sequence ATGGCCACTGATTACGACGCGCCGCGACGCCGCGCAGAAGACGAACTGGAAACCGACTCCCTGGAGGGGCTGAAGGCCGCTGAGCCGACCAGCAACGGCATGGACGAAGACGGAGAGATCGTCGAGGCTTTCGAGCCGCCGTCGGTCGACGTCTCCGGCGAAGAGCTCAACGTCGAGGTCGTTCCCCGCCGTGAGAACGAGTTCACCTGCGCCAGCTGCTTCCTGGTCCAGTCGAACAAGCGTAAGTCCCACGTCGAGGACGACGGCTCCATCATTTGCCTGGATTGCGCTTAA
- a CDS encoding inositol monophosphatase family protein, with amino-acid sequence MSAEQNSSAATTPAALRDLAVSLVADTAAIIRAKRSELTTDHDIREFTQTKSSAVDPVTIVDTLAEDAIVETLAQRRPDDGIRGEEGSSKPSASGVTWIIDPIDGTVNFIYGVPQYAVSVGAAVDGRVVAGAVINVVDGRLYSAVRDGGATVEDTATGEVTTLRASLAEDPARALLGTGFAYDSDMRRTQAELLTAVLPHVRDIRRMGSAALDLCAVAEGRLDAYYEHGIHSWDWAAGGLIAEEAGAVVDLPPSSSSGAEGIPAVVMAPGLSEKLGDLFRDLGVYAPIRP; translated from the coding sequence ATGAGTGCAGAACAGAATTCCTCCGCCGCAACTACCCCGGCAGCTCTCCGCGACCTCGCGGTCAGCCTCGTCGCCGACACCGCCGCCATCATCCGTGCCAAACGCTCTGAGCTGACCACGGACCACGACATCCGCGAATTCACGCAGACGAAGTCCAGCGCCGTCGATCCGGTCACGATCGTCGACACGCTCGCCGAGGACGCCATCGTCGAGACGCTCGCACAGCGCCGGCCGGACGACGGGATCCGTGGGGAGGAGGGCAGCAGCAAACCGTCCGCCAGCGGCGTCACCTGGATCATCGACCCGATCGACGGCACCGTCAACTTCATCTACGGGGTTCCGCAGTACGCGGTGTCCGTCGGGGCGGCGGTCGACGGCCGGGTGGTGGCCGGGGCCGTCATCAACGTGGTCGACGGGCGCCTCTACTCCGCGGTTCGGGACGGCGGCGCCACCGTCGAGGACACCGCCACCGGAGAGGTCACGACGCTGCGGGCGAGCCTGGCCGAGGACCCGGCGCGCGCCCTGCTGGGCACGGGTTTCGCCTACGACTCGGACATGCGGCGGACGCAGGCTGAGCTGTTGACCGCCGTGCTGCCGCACGTGCGCGATATCCGCCGCATGGGCTCCGCCGCCCTGGACCTGTGCGCCGTCGCCGAGGGGCGGCTGGACGCCTACTACGAGCACGGCATCCACAGCTGGGATTGGGCCGCCGGGGGACTCATCGCGGAGGAAGCGGGCGCCGTGGTGGACTTGCCGCCGTCGTCCTCTTCGGGGGCGGAGGGAATCCCGGCGGTGGTGATGGCCCCGGGGCTGTCGGAAAAGCTCGGGGACCTTTTCCGCGACCTGGGGGTCTACGCTCCGATTCGCCCGTGA
- a CDS encoding DUF3093 domain-containing protein, protein MNTAATPQETQVIYQERQWVPWYWWLLAAALVALIAVQLAHNRNFWWGLIPGVVLGLVAAWVLINWSSTRLRVELDADGTRWLLAEKATLPADVVSRSLAVPKSAKKNAMGRQLDPAAFIVSHGWVRDMVMLVLDDPADPTPYWLLSCKDPARLLRALVPEQAEEALVNMPAKDRA, encoded by the coding sequence ATGAATACCGCAGCGACCCCGCAAGAAACGCAGGTGATCTACCAGGAGCGCCAATGGGTGCCGTGGTACTGGTGGCTGCTGGCGGCGGCGCTGGTGGCCCTGATCGCCGTGCAGCTGGCCCATAACCGTAACTTCTGGTGGGGGCTGATCCCCGGCGTCGTGCTGGGCCTGGTGGCCGCCTGGGTGCTGATCAACTGGTCGTCGACCAGGTTGCGCGTGGAGCTCGACGCCGACGGCACCCGGTGGCTGCTCGCGGAGAAAGCCACCCTGCCGGCCGATGTGGTGTCGCGTTCCTTGGCGGTGCCGAAGTCCGCGAAGAAAAACGCCATGGGCCGTCAGCTGGATCCGGCGGCCTTCATCGTCTCCCACGGCTGGGTGCGCGACATGGTGATGCTGGTGCTCGACGACCCGGCCGACCCCACCCCCTACTGGCTGTTGTCCTGCAAGGATCCGGCGCGCCTGCTGCGGGCCCTGGTGCCGGAACAGGCGGAGGAGGCATTGGTCAACATGCCCGCCAAAGACCGCGCCTGA
- a CDS encoding RNA polymerase sigma factor, which yields MAATEASDQATNGAAEDVTSGASPSAAKKTAKKTAKKAPARKTAKKTAKKTTRKTAKKTAKKTTRKSAAKKTTAKKATTPATAAETDPDLEVEDPDAEVEEDYNPGADEFPEDEAVEEDEEEEEGSSVWDEDESAALRQARKDAQLTASADSVRAYLKQIGKVALLNAEEEVSLAKRIEAGLYAQHRLDEMNKALEGGDKDAKLAPSLKRDLRMIARDGRKAKNHLLEANLRLVVSLAKRYTGRGMAFLDLIQEGNLGLIRAVEKFDYSKGYKFSTYATWWIRQAITRAMADQARTIRIPVHMVEVINKLGRIQRELLQDLGREPTPQELAKEMDITEEKVLEIQQYAREPISLDQTIGDEGDSQLGDFIEDSEAVIAVDAVSFTLLQDQLQDVLHTLSEREAGVVRLRFGLTDGMPRTLDEIGQVYGVTRERIRQIESKTMSKLRHPSRSQVLRDYLD from the coding sequence GTGGCAGCCACTGAAGCTTCAGATCAGGCAACGAACGGAGCAGCCGAGGACGTGACCTCGGGGGCTTCGCCTTCCGCAGCCAAGAAGACGGCGAAGAAGACGGCGAAAAAGGCCCCGGCCAGGAAGACGGCGAAAAAGACCGCCAAGAAAACCACCAGGAAGACGGCGAAGAAGACAGCGAAGAAAACCACCCGTAAGTCAGCCGCCAAGAAAACGACCGCGAAGAAGGCGACCACTCCGGCTACGGCCGCAGAGACCGATCCGGATCTCGAGGTGGAGGATCCGGACGCTGAGGTCGAGGAGGACTACAACCCGGGCGCCGACGAGTTCCCCGAAGACGAAGCCGTCGAGGAGGACGAGGAGGAAGAAGAGGGTTCTTCCGTCTGGGACGAGGACGAGTCCGCCGCCCTGCGACAGGCCCGCAAGGACGCGCAGCTGACCGCTTCCGCGGACTCCGTGCGCGCCTACCTCAAGCAGATCGGCAAGGTTGCCTTGCTGAACGCGGAGGAAGAGGTCTCGCTGGCCAAGCGCATCGAGGCCGGCCTCTACGCCCAGCACCGCCTCGACGAGATGAACAAGGCCCTGGAGGGCGGCGACAAGGACGCTAAGCTGGCGCCGTCGCTCAAGCGCGACCTGCGCATGATCGCCCGTGACGGCCGCAAGGCCAAGAACCACCTGCTGGAGGCCAACCTCCGTCTCGTGGTGTCGCTGGCCAAGCGCTACACGGGCCGAGGCATGGCGTTCCTGGACCTGATTCAGGAAGGCAACCTGGGCCTGATCCGCGCGGTGGAGAAGTTCGACTACTCCAAGGGCTACAAGTTCTCGACCTACGCCACCTGGTGGATCCGCCAGGCGATCACCCGCGCAATGGCCGACCAAGCCCGCACCATCCGTATTCCGGTGCACATGGTCGAGGTCATCAACAAGCTCGGACGTATCCAGCGTGAGCTGCTGCAGGACCTGGGTCGCGAACCCACCCCGCAGGAACTGGCGAAGGAAATGGACATCACCGAGGAGAAGGTCCTCGAGATCCAGCAGTACGCGCGCGAGCCGATCTCCCTGGACCAGACCATCGGCGACGAGGGCGACAGCCAGCTCGGCGACTTCATCGAGGACTCGGAGGCCGTCATCGCGGTCGACGCCGTGTCCTTCACCCTCCTGCAGGATCAGCTGCAGGATGTGCTGCACACCCTGTCTGAGCGTGAGGCCGGCGTCGTGCGTCTGCGCTTCGGCCTGACCGACGGCATGCCGCGCACTTTAGACGAGATCGGCCAGGTCTACGGCGTCACGCGCGAGCGCATCCGCCAGATCGAATCGAAGACGATGTCCAAGCTGCGCCACCCGTCGCGCAGCCAGGTTCTGCGCGACTACCTGGACTAA